In Portunus trituberculatus isolate SZX2019 chromosome 28, ASM1759143v1, whole genome shotgun sequence, one genomic interval encodes:
- the LOC123510366 gene encoding myoferlin-like isoform X5 produces the protein MALEIQVVSASSLQNLETLGKSDPYVSITFQGDKKKTETKSNTLDPIWEETLKWELSSKAPRPDECIDILVKDYERVGRNRLIGKATIALRNLVHAAPGTPLDYELSLLDATDCPTVGTLKLIVSYTPPAGISPMPDVGMEGTAEGMPAMLQQRNRDRLSNVKTSFQVRVRVVEGRQLLGANMNPVCRVTLDGQTRQTRVHKGTTSPWFDEIFFFQAEEIPSTFLEKFLEFKVCNSSGIRSSTTIGAFKCEVGMAYDQQDHTILNRWLVLADPDEATPTVQGYLKVSVAVLGPGDMCPDMTANQSDQDDVEANLLWSAGVHLQPATFVLSVYCAQNLPQMDAGTMQTLKQVLGVGTPSKELVDPYLVASYAGKEVQTKILYTNENPEFRQNLYMGFLFPSMCNVIKIVVKDWDRVGEDDIIGTATIPVSAISAPGEDGYLPTFGPAWVNIYGTRREWELLEGDASKKMNKGQDEGCAYRGRVLLALHTQVGSYPAAPTTAIDNTDYNKVRRFRGTRKFVVQCHLSGAWLLESAENPVELEVSLGNFGNKLENKMIPSPSSTHPANPVFDGCKYYFLPWSGVEPFVTVHCDFEDVTHRLHSVNHIISIINLVKKDLDNLRSLLRGNGHKKIEDTVSGAISRLKEACSLELPEVNAVRHSETSLDIHLRGRRRRELDDMKKAMNMLDISDPQHVIEELESVLGRLENLSVESQTSIPDVFLWLMSGTRRLAYVRIPAHSVLFAHEPTAQGMLCGKFNTYALTNPDDESRWGLGGVVRASVWLGREEDLRTWWDCRPDLQLTVYAETYENQVVPVPGSGKWSDSGLLMTRPKFSDADGLLNLPREDFSAPEGWGFQGDWFVDPDPSVMFAADAGRQLFTEEVFEQQLRLPGGTWVPAPNSWTDARNDPATSKDEISLPEGWAWRDVWSYDLQRAVDGEGWEFTVESGGLVGWSPQEKIYHTKRRRRWIRERHLVQKVEKKETMPVDGWEYAPLFRLQFHAIERKIDMVRRRRWRRRLVPAQTGLPPTPRLSIMTGKGDEKFSQLTCPRMYLLSAERHKYQLRAHIYQARDLIPGDKTGLADPYAVVSFCNGTQQTEKQMKTLCPTWDQTLIFDDVPLSGRVDDAASQAPKVVVEVFDWDARGAPEYLGRVFCQPAVVVPSSGYQPLPLQWYQLSLGNDKQGELLASFELLLKDGEEELPILPPTRHGGDLFMVPFGVRPLLQRTRIEILCWGMRNMATYELQSVTRPSIEFECGGERIISPTMKNLRINPNFEKPHLVFDVELPKETLYMPPLTLRVVDHRAFGSKPVVATAVVTDLQRYTVEPKAARRKRKNKKPTLGQRDSLAQTSLSGLDSKPPMDKESHHRPTPSHAQASREPGTVDVDIDWWAKYYASSGQLERAGSYLNKGYEKLEVLKGTLEEEGKFTGFKDMIDTVTLYRGRGDKAQLAGEFKGTFRVYPLSSDEPEEPPLVLAGYPTSDLQEVVARVYVVMGQDLAPKDAGCSSDPYVVVKLGKNTKSSKDDYRPNTLNPIFGHVFEVAGTLPLHKDLTVQVWDHDMISSDDLIGETVIDLENRYLTRHRATIGLPRQYHVSGSNMWRDVELPSEILAKVAREKNLEGPLWHQQPFSLTLGGITYALSEFEHPDVVLPSTVGNLRERLALHVLHKAVSLVPEHVENRALMHPSHPGIPQGQLKLWVDLFPSSVSGQTLPPPVDITPRKPHKYLLRVVVFNVFEAPLQETAAIGGEKMSDVYVKGWLQGTNNVQKTDTHYRCMDGEANFNWRFVFPLEMLEAEQVMLVEYKEHPWSLNSTQQRRPPQLTLQLWDNDLILRDDYLSEMTIDLCHLPKPAKSLRGVSPAQVPQMMGNGTSNSVAVTFLDDHSTSVNLFEAKRVYGYFPFTRVEEGVVEIAGKIEMELEVVTEEDSKARPAGLGRDEPNMNPKLPEPNRPATSFLWLSSPWKSFRHIIWKNYKWYCITLVILVILFLFLFLFLYSFPGATVEYILGTY, from the exons GCGacaagaagaagacagaaaccAAATCAAACACGCTAGACCCAATATGGGAGGAGACCTTGAAGTGGGAACTGTCTTCGAAGGCACCGCGACCTGACGAGTGCATTGACATCCTCGTGAAGGACTATGAGAGAGTCGGCAGAAACAG GCTGATTGGTAAAGCGACGATCGCGCTGCGCAACTTGGTTCATGCCGCCCCAGGAACGCCGCTTGATTATGAGCTGAGTCTCCTTGATGCTACAGACTGCCCCACTGTAGGCACCCTCAAGCTGATCGTCTCGTACACACCGCCAGCTG GTATCTCCCCAATGCCAGACGTGGGCATGGAGGGCACAGCGGAGGGGATGCCGGCCATGCTCCAGCAGAGGAACAGAGACAGACTATCCAATGTGAAGACAAGCTTTCAG GTCCGGGTGAGGGTGGTTGAGGGGCGTCAGCTACTGGGCGCTAATATGAACCCCGTGTGTCGAGTGACGCTCGATGGACAGACCCGCCAGACTCGAGTCCACAAGGGTACCACCTCTCCCTGGTTCGACGAGATCTTTTTCTTCCAGGCCGAGGAGATCCCGTCCACTTTCCTCGAGAAGTTCTTAGAGTTCAAA GTGTGTAATTCTTCGGGGATCCGCTCCAGCACAACAATCGGAGCCTTCAAG TGTGAGGTGGGCATGGCTTATGACCAGCAAGACCACACCATCCTCAACCGCTGGCTAGTGCTGGCTGACCCCGACGAGGCCACACCCACTGTCCAGG GGTACCTCAAGGTGAGTGTGGCGGTGCTGGGTCCTGGTGACATGTGTCCAGACATGACTGCAAATCAGAGTGACCAGGATGATGTGGAGGCCAACTTGCTTTGGTCAGCCGGAGTGCACCTGCAGCCCGCCACCTTCGTGCTCTCCGTCTATTGTGCACAGAACCTGCCGCAGA TGGACGCAGGCACTATGCAGACACTGAAGCAAGTGCTTGGGGTCGGCACACCTTCCAAGGAACTCGTGGACCCTTATCTCGTGGCCTCTTATGCCGGGAAGGAAGTACAGACCAAGATCCTTTACACCAACGAAAACCCAGAGTTCCGCCAAAACCTCTACATgggtttcctctttccttccatgtgTAATGTGATCAAGATTGTCGTCAAGGATTG GGATCGTGTAGGAGAAGACGACATTATTGGGACAGCCACCATCCCCGTATCTGCTATATCAGCGCCGGGAGAGGACG GTTACCTTCCCACCTTCGGGCCAGCCTGGGTGAATATATACGGGACTCGCCGCGAGTGGGAGCTTTTAGAGGGCGACGCATccaaaaagatgaacaaaggaCAAGATGAAGGGTGTGCTTACAGGGGCCGCGTGCTGCTGGCCCTCCACACCCAGGTGGGATCGTACCCTGCTGCCCCCACCACTGCCATTGACAACACCGACTACAACAAAGTGCGG AGATTCCGTGGCACCCGCAAGTTCGTCGTCCAGTGCCACCTGAGCGGCGCTTGGCTGCTGGAGTCCGCCGAGAATCCTGTAGAGTTGGAAGTGTCCTTAGGGAATTTTGGCAACAAGTTGGAGAATAAGATGATTCCTTCGCCTTCCTCCACGCACCCCGCCAACCCAGTCTTCGATGGATGCAA GTACTACTTCCTGCCGTGGTCTGGGGTGGAACCGTTTGTCACCGTCCACTGTGACTTTGAGGACGTGACACATCGCCTACACAGCGTCAACCACATCATTTCCATCATCAAT CTGGTGAAGAAGGACCTGGATAACCTTCGCTCCTTGTTGAGAGGTAATGGACACAAGAAGATAGAGGATACAGTCTCAGGGGCGATCTCAAGGCTGAAGGAGGCTTGCAG CCTGGAACTGCCTGAGGTGAATGCTGTGAGGCACTCTGAGACCTCCCTCGACATTCACCTGAGAGGAAGGAGACGCAGAGAGCTGGACGATATGAAGAAAGCCATGAACATGCTGGATATTTCTGACCCTCAGCATGTGATTGAGGAGCTGGAGTCTGTCCTTGGCCGCCTGGAAAACCTATCTGTGGAG TCCCAGACCAGCATTCCAGACGTGTTCCTGTGGCTGATGAGTGGAACACGGCGCCTGGCATATGTGCGCATCCCAGCCCACTCAGTCCTGTTCGCCCATGAGCCCACTGCCCAGGGAATGCTGTGCGGCAAATTCAACACCTATGCCCTCACCAATCCAG ATGATGAATCAAGATGGGGCCTTGGAGGTGTGGTGCGGGCCTCTGTGTGGCTGGGCCGAGAGGAGGACCTGCGCACATGGTGGGACTGCAGGCCAGATCTCCAGCTCACAGTCTATGCTGAGACCTATGAGAACCag GTAGTGCCTGTGCCTGGGAGTGGGAAGTGGAGTGACAGTGGCCTGCTTATGACACGGCCAAAGTTCTCGGATGCTGACGGTCTGCTGAACCTTCCTCGAGAGGACTTCTCTGCTCCGGAAGGTTGGGGCTTCCAGGGAGACTGGTTTGTTGACCCTGATCCCAGCGTGATGTTTGCTGCTGATGCTGGCCGACAACTTTTCACAGAGGAAGTGTTTGAGCAGCAGTTGCGTCTCCCTGGTGGCACTTGGGTACCAGCTCCTAACTCTTGGACAGATGCACGCAATGATCCAGCAACCAGTAAAGATGAGATCAGTCTGCCTGAGGGCTGGGCATGGCGAGATGTGTGGTCG TATGACCTGCAACGTGCGGTGGATGGAGAGGGCTGGGAGTTCACAGTGGAGTCCGGAGGTTTGGTAGGGTGGTCACCACAGGAGAAGATTTATCACACAAAGAGGAGACGACGGTGGATCAGGGAGAGACACTTGGTGCAGAAGGTGGAGAAG AAGGAGACAATGCCAGTGGATGGGTGGGAGTACGCCCCTCTGTTCCGCCTCCAGTTCCATGCCATTGAACGGAAGATAGACATGGTGCGGCGTCGGAGGTGGAGGAGACGTCTTGTGCCTGCACAGACCGGCCTTCCCCCAACTCCCAGGCTCTCCATTATGACTGGGAAAG GTGATGAGAAGTTCTCCCAGCTCACCTGTCCCCGCATGTACCTGCTGAGTGCAGAGCGTCACAAGTACCAGCTGCGGGCACACATCTACCAGGCTCGAGACCTTATTCCAGGAGACAAGACTGGCCTTGCTG ATCCCTATGCTGTGGTGAGCTTCTGTAATGGCACACAGCAGACTGAGAAGCAGATGAAGACCCTCTGCCCAACTTGGGACCAGACTCTCATTTTTGATGACGTTCCTCTATCTGGCCGGGTGGATGATGCCGCCAGCCAGGCCcccaaggtggtggtggaggtgttcgACTGGGATGCTCGG GGTGCCCCAGAGTACTTGGGGCGAGTGTTCTGCCAGCCAGCTGTGGTGGTGCCCTCCAGTGGGTACCAGCCTCTGCCTCTCCAGTGGTATCAGCTCTCACTGGGGAATGATAAGCAAG GTGAGCTGCTTGCATCCTTTGAGCTTCTGctgaaggatggagaggaagagcttCCCATCCTGCCTCCCACCCGCCATGGAGGAGACCTCTTCATGGTGCCCTTCGGAGTGCGGCCTCTGCTGCAGCGCACACGAATAGAG ATTCTGTGCTGGGGAATGAGGAATATGGCCACCTATGAGCTGCAGTCTGTCACACGGCCGTCCATTGAGtttgagtgtggtggtgagcgCATCATCTCCCCCACCATGAAGAACTTGCGCATCAACCCCAACTTTGAAAAGCCACACCTTGTTTTTGATGTG GAGCTGCCAAAGGAGACACTGTACATGCCACCCCTCACACTGCGGGTAGTGGACCACAGGGCCTTTGGTAGTAAGCCTGTGGTGGCAACGGCAGTGGTGACTGACCTGCAGCGCTACACTGTGGAGCCCAAGGCAGCCAG GAGGAAACGTAAGAACAAGAAGCCTACACTCGGCCAAAG AGACAGTTTGGCTCAGACCTCTCTCAGTGGTCTGGACAGCAAGCCACCAATGGACAAG GAGTCTCACCACCGACCTACCCCCAGTCACGCCCAGGCCTCACGGGAG CCTGGCACAGTGGATGTTGACATAGACTGGTGGGCTAAGTACTACGCCTCAAGTGGCCAGTTAGAGAGAGCTGGGTCATATTTGAATAAAGG GTATGAGAAGCTGGAGGTGCTGAAGGgaacactggaggaggaggggaagttcACTGGCTTCAAGGACATGATAGACACAGTAACTTTGTACCGAGGCCGAGGTGACAAGGCACAGCTGGCAGGAGAGTTCAAG GGAACATTCCGCGTGTACCCGCTGTCCTCTGATGAGCCTGAGGAGCCGCCCTTGGTCTTGGCTGGTTACCCAACCTCAGACCTGCAGGAGGTGGTGGCTAGGGTGTACGTGGTAATGGGACAGGACCTTGCCCCAAAGGATGCCGGCTGCTCCTCAGATCCTTATGTGGTGGTCAAGCTGGGCAAGAACACCAAGTCCTCAAAGGATGACTACCGGCCAAACACGCTCAACCCAATATTTGGCCA TGTGTTTGAGGTGGCCGGAACACTTCCACTCCACAAGGACCTCACAGTGCAGGTGTGGGACCATGACATGATCTCCTCTGATGACCTGATTGGCGAGACAGTCATTGACCTGGAGAACCGCTACCTGACGCGCCACCGTGCTACCATCGGTTTGCCTCGGCAGTACCATGT GAGTGGAAGCAACATGTGGCGAGACGTGGAGCTTCCCTCAGAGATTCTAGCAAAGGTGGCTAGGGAGAAGAACCTTGAAGGGCCCCTGTGGCACCAGCAGCCCTTCAGTCTCACCCTTGGGGGCATCACCTATGCCCTCTCAGAGTTTG AACACCCGGATGTTGTCTTGCCATCCACTGTAGGGAACTTGAGGGAGCGTTTGGCCCTTCACGTGCTGCACAAGGCCGTGTCCCTCGTCCCTGAGCATGTGGAGAACAGGGCCCTCATGCACCCATCCCATCCAGGAATCCCACAGGGGCAGCTTAAGCTCTGGGTggatctcttcccctcctctgtgTCAGGCCAGACCTTACCTCCCCCTGTTGATATTACCCCCAGAAAACCCCACAA aTATTTGCTGCGAGTAGTGGTGTTCAATGTGTTTGAGGCGCCCCTGCAGGAGACAGCTGCTATTGGTGGGGAAAAGATGAGTGATGTGTATGTGAAGGGCTGGCTACAGGGCACCAACAATGTCCAGAAGACTGACACACACTACAG GTGCATGGATGGGGAAGCAAACTTCAACTGGCGTTTTGTCTTCCCACTGGAGATGCTGGAGGCTGAGCAGGTCATGCTGGTGGAGTACAAGGAACACCCTTGGAGTCTGAACTCAACCCAGCAGCGCCGACCTCCACAGCTCACCCTTCAGCTGTGGGACAATGACCTCATCCTTAGAGACGACTACTTAA GTGAGATGACCATAGACCTGTGCCACCTACCCAAGCCAGCCAAGAGTCTGAGAGGTGTCAGCCCAGCACAGGTGCCACAGATGATGGGTAATGGCACCTCCAACAGTGTAGCCGTCACCTTCTTGGATGACCACTCAACCTCTGTCAATCTGTTTGAGGCCAAGAGGGTGTATGGGTACTTCCCCTTTACCCGTGTGGAGGAAGGAGTCGTCGAGATTGCT GGCAAGATAGAGATGGAGCTGGAGGTGGTGACAGAGGAGGACAGCAAAGCAAGGCCAGCTGGATTAGGCAGAGATGAGCCAAACATGAATCCTAAGCTGCCTGAGCCAAA CCGCCCTGCCACCTCCTTCCTGTGGCTATCCTCCCCCTGGAAATCCTTCAGACACATCATCTGGAAGAACTACAAGTGGTATTGCATCACTCTCGTCATCCTCGTcatcctgttcctgttcctcttcctcttcctctactccttCCCA